The following are encoded together in the Pectobacterium wasabiae CFBP 3304 genome:
- the rpmF gene encoding 50S ribosomal protein L32, protein MAVQQNKPSRSKRGMRRSHDALTTASVSVDKVSGETHLRHHITADGYYRGRKVIAK, encoded by the coding sequence ATGGCCGTACAACAAAACAAACCTAGCCGTTCCAAACGTGGTATGCGTCGTTCACACGATGCGCTGACTACCGCTTCTGTATCCGTAGATAAAGTTTCTGGCGAAACTCACCTGCGTCACCACATCACTGCGGACGGTTACTACCGCGGTCGCAAGGTCATTGCCAAGTAA
- a CDS encoding putative quinol monooxygenase, which produces MEIRIVATIQAKAEFIADVTATLKRVVSPSRQEAGNVQYDLHEVVDKPGSFVFFERWKDRDALASHEQSAHFKSFLVELDGKTDSVDIKLLNFLG; this is translated from the coding sequence ATGGAAATTCGTATTGTTGCCACGATTCAGGCAAAGGCAGAGTTCATTGCTGATGTTACTGCAACGCTAAAACGTGTGGTATCACCCAGCCGACAGGAGGCGGGCAACGTGCAGTATGATCTGCATGAAGTTGTAGATAAACCCGGTTCATTTGTGTTTTTCGAGCGCTGGAAAGATCGGGACGCTTTGGCATCACATGAACAAAGTGCGCACTTTAAAAGTTTCTTGGTCGAACTGGATGGCAAAACGGACAGTGTAGATATCAAGCTATTGAATTTTTTAGGCTAA
- the rne gene encoding ribonuclease E yields MKRMLINATQQEELRVALVDGQRLYDLDIESPGHEQKKANIYKGKITRIEPSLEAAFVDYGAERHGFLPLKEIAREYFPSNYASHGRPNIKDVLREGQEVIVQVDKEERGNKGAALTTFISLAGSYLVLMPNNPRAGGISRRIEGDDRTELKEALGSLQLPDGMGLIVRTAGVGKSAEALQWDLAFRLKHWDAIKKAAEGRSAPFLIHQESNVIVRAFRDYLRQDIGEILIDNPKILELAKEHISALGRPDFSSKIKLYSGEIPLFSHYQIESQIESAFQREVRLPSGGSIVIDTTEALTAIDINSARATRGGDIEETAFNTNLEAADEIARQLRLRDLGGLIVIDFIDMTPVRHQREVENRLRDSVRQDRARIQIGRISRFGLLEMSRQRLSPSLGESSHHVCPRCSGTGTIRDNESLSLSILRLIEEEALKENTKEVHAIVPVQIASYLLNEKRDAVNAIETRQGGVRAIIVPHDGMQTPHYSVVRVRKGEEKPTLSYLLPQRLETETQQLQDEQTIERKQPEQPALATFSMAEMPEETTPPVAKAAPAVVKAAEETQPGLISRFFGALKSVFASEPAVKAADSVDEKKAEEEKSTEGQRSERRNSRRQGNNRRDRGSRDNRDNRDNRDNRDNRDNREQRDDQRRNKRQNDETVTETRVAENVEKAGSEEQPRREPRAERQRRRQDERRPAPTEEKVQPATVDSDDNAADQDKPTQVMQRRQRRQLTQKVRVQSETQQDALSDNTAPVSEASEQIQSYAKSSDAVVDGNESDNEQNDANRGNGENGGMPRRSRRSPRHLRVSGQRRRRYRDERYPSQSPMQLEFAAASPEMASGKVWVSYPVAQPQQTESQPLEENVAAIETPLLPVVVDVAVTAQAETAESNAIENVAITEAVVQEDAVVTATAQSSDVVQDSNVVDVEVSAADEDTVVEPITESTAIDDAIAAIAVNAVEEAAAVEVDDTVAAQVTENAQTVEAAVAEEKSTDDIADATKTVDVTEPVSTPVVSAVQEVSQPQSVPDEPVIATSQPIAEEPVSSVAKPAAVGGVIEQPRYKLHATAPMTKAPAPAYHAEPARHSDWVRPAYPFSGKGSAGGHTAVNQSTAPATKPTPVNE; encoded by the coding sequence ATGAAAAGAATGTTAATTAACGCAACTCAGCAGGAAGAGTTGCGTGTTGCCTTGGTTGATGGTCAACGGCTGTATGATTTGGATATCGAAAGTCCAGGTCATGAGCAGAAGAAAGCAAATATCTACAAAGGTAAGATCACCCGTATCGAACCCAGTCTTGAAGCCGCCTTTGTTGATTACGGCGCTGAGAGGCACGGTTTCCTCCCTCTTAAAGAAATTGCCCGCGAATATTTCCCCAGCAACTATGCTTCCCACGGTCGGCCTAACATTAAAGACGTGTTACGTGAAGGTCAGGAAGTCATTGTTCAGGTGGACAAAGAAGAGCGTGGCAATAAAGGTGCGGCACTGACCACCTTTATCAGCCTAGCGGGTAGCTATCTAGTATTAATGCCGAATAACCCTCGAGCAGGCGGTATCTCACGCCGCATCGAAGGCGATGACCGTACCGAACTCAAAGAAGCGCTGGGATCGTTGCAACTGCCCGATGGCATGGGGCTCATTGTTCGTACAGCCGGCGTGGGTAAATCCGCTGAAGCACTGCAATGGGATCTGGCTTTCCGCCTGAAACACTGGGACGCGATCAAAAAAGCCGCGGAAGGTCGCTCGGCACCGTTCCTGATTCATCAGGAAAGTAACGTGATCGTCCGTGCTTTCCGTGATTATCTGCGCCAGGATATTGGCGAGATTCTGATCGACAACCCAAAAATTCTCGAGCTGGCGAAAGAACATATTTCTGCGCTGGGTCGCCCCGATTTCAGCAGCAAAATCAAATTGTACAGTGGTGAAATCCCGCTTTTCAGCCACTATCAGATCGAATCGCAGATTGAATCTGCTTTCCAGCGTGAAGTGCGCCTGCCATCCGGCGGCTCTATCGTTATTGATACCACCGAAGCGCTGACTGCTATTGATATCAACTCCGCCCGTGCAACACGCGGTGGTGATATTGAAGAAACGGCATTTAATACTAACCTTGAAGCCGCAGATGAAATTGCCCGTCAACTTCGCCTGCGCGACCTCGGTGGTCTAATCGTCATCGACTTCATCGATATGACCCCTGTTCGCCACCAGCGTGAAGTTGAAAATCGCCTACGCGATTCAGTACGTCAAGATCGTGCGCGTATTCAGATCGGCCGGATTTCCCGCTTCGGTCTGCTGGAAATGTCACGTCAACGCCTGAGCCCTTCACTGGGTGAATCCAGCCATCATGTTTGCCCACGCTGTAGCGGCACAGGCACGATTCGTGACAATGAATCGCTTTCACTATCGATTCTTCGTCTGATTGAAGAAGAAGCGCTGAAAGAAAACACCAAAGAAGTTCATGCGATTGTTCCAGTCCAGATTGCGTCTTATCTGCTGAACGAGAAGCGTGATGCCGTTAACGCCATTGAGACACGTCAGGGCGGCGTGCGCGCGATCATCGTGCCACACGACGGCATGCAAACACCGCACTACTCCGTGGTTCGTGTCCGTAAAGGCGAAGAAAAGCCGACACTCAGCTATTTGCTGCCTCAGCGTTTGGAAACGGAAACGCAGCAGTTGCAAGACGAACAAACGATCGAACGTAAACAGCCTGAGCAACCTGCTTTAGCAACGTTCAGCATGGCTGAAATGCCAGAAGAAACCACGCCACCTGTTGCCAAAGCGGCTCCTGCAGTAGTGAAAGCCGCGGAAGAAACGCAGCCTGGTCTCATTAGCCGTTTCTTCGGTGCCTTGAAAAGCGTCTTTGCTTCTGAACCGGCCGTAAAAGCTGCGGATAGCGTTGACGAGAAGAAAGCTGAAGAAGAAAAATCGACTGAAGGCCAACGCTCTGAACGTCGGAATTCACGCCGTCAGGGTAATAATCGCCGTGACCGTGGCTCTCGTGACAATCGTGACAATCGTGACAATCGTGACAATCGTGACAATCGTGACAATCGTGAACAGCGTGATGATCAGCGCCGTAACAAGCGACAAAATGACGAAACAGTTACTGAAACTCGCGTTGCGGAAAATGTGGAGAAAGCGGGGTCGGAAGAACAGCCGCGACGTGAACCGCGTGCGGAACGTCAGCGTCGTCGTCAGGACGAGCGCCGCCCAGCGCCGACAGAAGAAAAAGTTCAGCCAGCGACCGTTGATTCCGATGACAATGCAGCCGATCAGGATAAACCTACTCAGGTTATGCAGCGCCGCCAACGCCGTCAGTTGACGCAGAAAGTACGCGTTCAGTCTGAAACGCAGCAGGATGCTCTCTCTGATAACACGGCACCGGTTTCTGAAGCATCGGAGCAAATTCAATCTTACGCTAAGTCAAGTGATGCTGTTGTAGACGGTAACGAGAGCGATAACGAACAAAACGATGCAAATCGTGGCAATGGCGAAAATGGCGGTATGCCACGTCGCTCACGCCGTTCGCCTCGCCACCTGCGTGTCAGCGGCCAGCGTCGTCGTCGCTATCGCGATGAACGTTACCCATCTCAGTCGCCGATGCAGTTGGAATTTGCTGCTGCATCACCAGAGATGGCATCAGGGAAAGTGTGGGTCAGCTACCCTGTCGCCCAGCCACAGCAGACTGAAAGCCAACCGTTGGAAGAAAACGTGGCAGCTATCGAAACACCGCTGTTACCAGTCGTTGTCGATGTCGCCGTGACTGCACAAGCCGAGACTGCGGAATCCAACGCGATTGAAAACGTTGCGATTACTGAAGCAGTCGTTCAGGAAGATGCCGTGGTAACCGCAACAGCACAATCTTCGGACGTTGTTCAGGACAGTAATGTCGTGGATGTCGAAGTAAGTGCTGCTGACGAAGACACTGTCGTTGAGCCAATCACCGAGAGCACAGCGATCGACGATGCCATCGCGGCAATTGCCGTAAATGCGGTTGAAGAAGCAGCAGCCGTTGAGGTTGATGATACTGTTGCGGCTCAGGTAACTGAAAACGCACAGACCGTTGAAGCCGCTGTTGCTGAAGAAAAATCGACAGATGACATCGCTGACGCGACCAAAACAGTTGATGTGACAGAACCGGTTTCTACCCCGGTGGTTTCCGCAGTACAGGAAGTCAGCCAGCCACAAAGCGTTCCGGATGAGCCAGTAATCGCTACCAGCCAGCCGATTGCGGAAGAGCCTGTATCGAGCGTGGCAAAACCAGCGGCTGTTGGTGGTGTCATTGAACAGCCTCGCTATAAACTCCATGCAACGGCACCAATGACTAAAGCTCCGGCCCCGGCATACCACGCCGAGCCGGCTCGACACAGCGATTGGGTACGCCCAGCCTATCCATTCTCAGGAAAAGGCTCGGCAGGCGGTCATACCGCAGTTAACCAATCAACTGCGCCAGCAACCAAGCCTACGCCAGTCAACGAGTAA
- the rluC gene encoding 23S rRNA pseudouridine(955/2504/2580) synthase RluC gives MKTDNPSVQFVTISADEAGQRIDNFLHTHLKGVPKSLVYRILRKGEVRINKKRVKPEYKLLDGDVIRIPPVRQAERDETPVSASLGKVAALAECIIYEDDYLLVLNKPSGTAVHGGSGLSFGVIEGLRALRPEARFLELVHRLDRDTSGVLLVAKKRSALRSLHEQLRLKGMQKDYLALVRGQWQSHCKVVQAPLLKNILQSGERIVRVNSEGKPSETRFKIEERFEHATLVRASPVTGRTHQIRVHAQYAGHPIAFDDRYGDREFDQQLTGTGLKRLFLHAQALRFEHPNTGETLRVEAPLDSGLRRCLQVLRKTKI, from the coding sequence ATGAAAACAGATAATCCTTCAGTACAATTTGTGACGATCTCCGCAGATGAAGCGGGGCAGCGTATCGATAATTTTTTGCATACCCACTTAAAGGGTGTGCCTAAAAGCTTGGTTTACCGCATCTTGCGAAAAGGTGAGGTAAGGATAAATAAGAAACGGGTCAAGCCGGAGTATAAATTGCTCGACGGTGATGTCATTCGTATTCCGCCTGTGCGACAGGCAGAACGCGATGAAACGCCTGTTTCCGCCAGTCTTGGCAAAGTGGCGGCATTAGCCGAGTGCATTATTTATGAAGATGACTACCTGTTGGTGCTGAATAAGCCCTCGGGTACGGCAGTACATGGCGGTAGTGGCTTGAGCTTTGGTGTGATTGAAGGGCTACGTGCTTTACGCCCTGAAGCGCGTTTTCTGGAGTTAGTACACCGCCTCGATCGCGATACTTCGGGCGTTTTGCTGGTAGCCAAAAAACGTTCGGCCTTACGTTCTCTACATGAACAACTGCGGCTGAAAGGTATGCAAAAAGACTATCTGGCGCTGGTTCGCGGTCAATGGCAGTCGCACTGTAAGGTCGTTCAGGCGCCGCTGTTGAAAAATATCCTGCAAAGCGGTGAACGCATAGTACGGGTCAACAGCGAAGGTAAACCGTCAGAAACACGTTTTAAAATAGAAGAGCGCTTTGAACATGCGACGTTGGTGCGGGCGAGTCCTGTCACTGGACGCACGCATCAAATTCGTGTTCACGCCCAGTATGCTGGACATCCAATCGCGTTTGATGACCGTTACGGCGATCGCGAGTTCGATCAGCAACTGACAGGTACGGGTTTAAAACGTCTCTTTCTGCATGCACAGGCGCTGCGTTTTGAGCACCCGAACACGGGTGAGACGCTGAGAGTTGAAGCACCATTGGATAGCGGGTTACGCCGCTGTCTGCAAGTGCTGCGCAAGACAAAAATCTAA
- a CDS encoding Maf family protein, which translates to MQQIVLASTSPYRRALLEKLTLPFICASPDIDETPRPGEDAIDLVIRLAESKARTLAAHYPNHLIIGSDQVCVLGNAITGKPHNKVNATRQLQQASGKCVSFFTGLALFNSATQEIQSLAEPFDVHFRTLTNAEIDGYLEKEQPWNCAGSFKSEGLGIALFERLSGRDPNTLIGLPLIALIKMLQKEGMNPLTV; encoded by the coding sequence ATGCAGCAGATTGTTCTCGCCTCAACTTCACCTTACCGTCGAGCCTTATTGGAAAAGCTAACGCTTCCCTTTATTTGCGCATCGCCAGACATCGATGAAACCCCTCGCCCCGGCGAAGACGCCATCGATCTTGTAATCCGCCTGGCTGAAAGCAAAGCGCGAACGCTGGCCGCGCACTACCCCAATCACCTGATTATCGGTTCCGATCAGGTTTGCGTATTAGGTAACGCCATTACGGGAAAACCACACAATAAGGTTAACGCAACACGGCAATTACAGCAGGCCAGCGGAAAATGTGTGTCTTTCTTTACCGGCCTGGCACTTTTCAATAGCGCGACGCAGGAAATACAGAGCCTCGCAGAACCCTTTGATGTCCATTTTCGAACGTTAACGAACGCAGAAATTGATGGTTATTTGGAGAAAGAACAGCCGTGGAACTGCGCGGGCAGCTTTAAAAGCGAAGGATTGGGCATTGCCCTTTTTGAACGGTTATCCGGGAGAGATCCTAATACACTCATTGGGTTACCGCTGATCGCGCTAATAAAGATGTTACAAAAAGAGGGCATGAATCCATTGACGGTGTGA
- the plsX gene encoding phosphate acyltransferase PlsX, translating into MTRLTLALDAMGGDFGPCVTVPAALQALTSNPALNLLLVGDPAAIIPLLAKVDSNLLSRLEVVPAESVIASDARPSQAIRASRGTSMRIALELIKDGRAQACVSAGNTGALMGLAKLLIKPLEGIERPALVTVLPHQQHGKTVVLDLGANVDCDSTMLVQFAVMGSVMAEEVLELTNPRVALLNIGEEENKGLSTIREAAAQLKEAPSINYIGYLEGNDLLTGKTDVMVCDGFVGNVTLKTVEGVVRMFLSLLKSPASGPEQKQKRSWWLKWLGRLLQKRLSKRFGHLNPDQYNGACLLGLRGTVIKSHGAANQRAFAVAIEQAMQTVRRQLPERIAARLEAVLPKSD; encoded by the coding sequence TTGACACGCCTAACTCTGGCGTTAGATGCGATGGGCGGGGATTTTGGTCCCTGCGTAACAGTGCCTGCTGCATTGCAGGCACTGACTTCTAATCCAGCTCTCAATTTGTTATTAGTCGGCGATCCTGCTGCGATTATTCCATTACTTGCCAAAGTCGATTCTAATTTACTCTCCCGCTTGGAAGTTGTTCCGGCAGAGTCGGTTATTGCTAGTGATGCGAGGCCGTCGCAGGCTATTCGTGCGAGTCGCGGTACTTCAATGCGCATCGCGCTTGAGTTGATTAAAGACGGCAGGGCACAGGCCTGCGTGAGTGCTGGCAACACGGGTGCACTTATGGGGCTCGCTAAGCTCCTGATTAAGCCACTTGAAGGGATTGAGCGACCTGCGTTAGTAACGGTGTTACCTCACCAGCAACATGGGAAAACCGTCGTGTTGGATTTGGGGGCGAACGTTGACTGTGACAGCACGATGCTGGTTCAGTTTGCCGTGATGGGCTCAGTGATGGCAGAAGAAGTGCTGGAACTGACGAATCCCCGGGTTGCGTTATTGAATATCGGTGAAGAAGAAAACAAAGGGTTAAGCACTATCCGTGAAGCAGCGGCACAGCTAAAAGAGGCACCATCAATAAACTATATCGGCTATCTGGAAGGCAACGATCTGCTGACGGGAAAAACGGATGTGATGGTCTGTGACGGCTTTGTGGGTAATGTCACACTGAAAACGGTAGAGGGCGTGGTAAGGATGTTTCTATCACTGCTGAAATCACCCGCTTCAGGCCCAGAGCAAAAACAAAAACGATCTTGGTGGTTGAAATGGCTAGGACGTTTGTTACAAAAACGCTTATCAAAGCGTTTCGGTCATTTGAACCCCGATCAATATAATGGCGCATGCCTGCTAGGATTGCGGGGAACTGTAATTAAAAGCCATGGTGCAGCAAACCAGAGAGCGTTTGCGGTTGCTATTGAACAGGCAATGCAGACGGTACGGCGGCAGCTTCCCGAGCGGATTGCCGCTCGTCTAGAAGCGGTTTTACCCAAGAGTGACTAA
- the yceD gene encoding 23S rRNA accumulation protein YceD: MQKVKLPLTLDAVRTAQKRLDYVGIYSAEQVERVAESVVSVDSDVQASLSFNIDNQRLAVIDGNADVTVTLMCQRCGKPFEHQVHATFCFSPVVNDEQAEALPEAYEPIGVDEFGEVDLLAMIEDEIILMLPIAPVHDSEHCEVSEADMVFGQLPAEAEKPNPFAVLASLKRK, from the coding sequence ATGCAAAAGGTAAAATTACCCTTAACCCTTGATGCGGTCCGCACTGCTCAGAAGCGTTTAGATTACGTTGGTATCTATTCGGCTGAACAAGTAGAGCGTGTTGCCGAATCAGTGGTGAGTGTGGATAGTGATGTTCAGGCCTCTTTATCTTTCAATATTGATAATCAGCGTCTGGCAGTGATCGACGGTAACGCTGACGTTACGGTCACACTGATGTGTCAACGTTGCGGAAAGCCGTTTGAGCATCAAGTCCATGCGACATTCTGTTTCAGCCCGGTCGTCAATGATGAACAGGCCGAAGCGTTACCGGAAGCGTATGAGCCGATCGGCGTTGATGAATTTGGCGAAGTCGATCTGCTGGCAATGATTGAAGATGAAATTATTCTGATGTTGCCTATCGCCCCGGTGCATGATTCTGAACACTGTGAAGTGTCCGAAGCGGACATGGTTTTTGGTCAACTGCCTGCAGAGGCGGAAAAACCAAATCCGTTTGCCGTATTAGCCAGTTTAAAGCGTAAGTAA